From Natronincola ferrireducens, the proteins below share one genomic window:
- a CDS encoding ribonucleoside triphosphate reductase, with amino-acid sequence MAVIKVQKRNGEIVDFDSSKIKNAIFAAAKSVGGKDEMKASKLTKMVIEILNETCRASIPSVEDIQDIVEKVLIEEGHAKTAKAYILYRKKHEEIREVRNLFMDAEEMIEEYVNLEDWRVNENANMGFSLQGLNNHIVESITKKYWLNKIYRKELRDAHTRGDLHIHDLGLLAPYCCGWDLEAFLRQGFKGAKGKIESKPPKHFESALGQLVNLLYTLQGEAAGAQAVSSIDTYLAPFIYYDKLDYEQVKKALQRFVFNLNVPTRVGFQTPFTNITLDITPHQLLKKQPVIIGGENMEKTYGEFQKEMDIFNRAFCEVMMEGDGAGRAFSFPIPTVNITEDFPWDTEVVNCIMEMTRKFGTPYFANFLNSDLSPEDIRSMCCRLRLDNRELRKRGGGLFGANPLTGSINVVTLNMGRIGYLSNSPEEFKRRVRELMEYSKEICEAKRVVLEKYMDAGLYPYSRHYLQGVKDGTGEYFKNHFSTIGLNGMNEACVNLLGVDITTEEGNEFAIEIMEFMNRVMQIFQEETGSLWNLEASPAEGAAYRFARLDKKIYPKIFTQGEEEPYYTNSTQLPVGYTEDIFEVLELQEKLQTLYTGGTVLHGFIGEAIDNVETCKTLIRKVMENSSIPYITITPTFSICPEHGYLTGEQPECPQCQRETEIWTRVVGFHRPVQAWNKGKQEEYKDRKEYSCESSLKSDADNKDAYVVESVS; translated from the coding sequence ATGAAATGAAGGCGTCAAAGCTAACAAAAATGGTAATAGAAATTTTAAACGAAACCTGTAGAGCCAGTATTCCTTCTGTAGAAGATATACAAGATATTGTTGAGAAGGTCTTAATTGAAGAAGGACATGCTAAAACAGCAAAAGCATATATACTGTACAGAAAAAAACATGAAGAAATTCGAGAAGTAAGAAACCTCTTTATGGATGCCGAGGAAATGATTGAGGAATATGTCAATTTAGAGGATTGGCGGGTAAATGAAAATGCCAATATGGGTTTTTCCCTACAGGGGTTAAACAATCATATTGTTGAAAGTATTACAAAAAAATATTGGTTAAATAAAATTTATCGCAAAGAATTAAGGGACGCCCATACCCGAGGGGATTTACATATACATGATTTAGGTCTGTTGGCACCCTATTGCTGTGGATGGGATTTGGAGGCATTTTTAAGACAGGGCTTTAAAGGAGCTAAAGGAAAGATTGAATCCAAGCCGCCAAAGCATTTTGAATCAGCCTTAGGTCAGTTGGTGAATTTATTGTATACCCTCCAAGGAGAAGCAGCTGGAGCTCAGGCGGTTTCTAGTATAGATACATATTTAGCACCATTTATTTATTATGATAAATTGGATTATGAACAGGTGAAAAAGGCACTACAAAGATTTGTGTTTAACTTAAATGTTCCTACAAGAGTTGGATTTCAAACACCCTTCACCAATATAACCCTAGATATAACACCCCACCAATTATTGAAAAAACAACCAGTAATTATTGGTGGAGAAAATATGGAAAAGACCTATGGTGAGTTCCAAAAGGAAATGGATATATTTAATAGAGCTTTTTGTGAGGTTATGATGGAGGGGGATGGAGCTGGTCGAGCTTTTAGTTTCCCAATTCCTACTGTCAATATTACTGAAGACTTCCCCTGGGATACTGAAGTAGTCAATTGCATTATGGAGATGACAAGAAAATTTGGTACACCTTACTTTGCTAATTTCTTAAACTCTGATTTATCTCCAGAGGATATTCGATCTATGTGCTGTCGTCTTCGTTTAGATAATAGAGAACTTAGAAAACGGGGTGGTGGGCTGTTTGGGGCTAATCCATTAACAGGATCCATCAATGTTGTAACGTTGAATATGGGTAGAATTGGATATTTATCTAATTCACCAGAAGAATTTAAACGTAGAGTTAGAGAATTAATGGAGTACTCTAAGGAAATATGTGAAGCCAAGAGAGTTGTTTTAGAAAAGTATATGGATGCTGGTTTATATCCCTACTCTAGACATTACCTTCAGGGAGTAAAGGATGGCACAGGAGAATATTTCAAAAATCATTTTTCTACAATAGGTCTCAATGGTATGAATGAAGCCTGTGTTAACCTATTAGGGGTAGATATTACTACAGAAGAAGGCAATGAATTTGCTATAGAAATTATGGAATTCATGAATAGAGTAATGCAGATTTTTCAAGAAGAAACTGGAAGTCTATGGAATCTTGAAGCTTCACCTGCGGAAGGAGCTGCCTATAGATTTGCTAGATTGGATAAAAAAATATATCCTAAAATCTTTACCCAAGGTGAGGAAGAACCTTACTATACTAACTCAACCCAATTGCCTGTAGGCTATACAGAGGATATTTTTGAAGTACTGGAGTTACAGGAGAAGCTACAGACCCTTTATACTGGAGGAACGGTACTCCATGGCTTTATTGGTGAGGCTATCGATAATGTAGAGACCTGTAAAACTTTGATTAGAAAAGTAATGGAAAACAGTAGTATTCCCTACATTACCATTACCCCAACCTTCTCCATATGCCCTGAACATGGTTATTTAACAGGAGAACAGCCAGAGTGTCCACAATGTCAAAGAGAGACAGAAATCTGGACCCGGGTTGTAGGTTTCCACAGACCCGTACAGGCATGGAATAAAGGAAAGCAAGAGGAATATAAGGATAGAAAAGAGTATAGCTGTGAATCCTCATTAAAGTCAGATGCTGATAATAAGGATGCATATGTAGTAGAGAGTGTTTCATAA
- a CDS encoding PrkA family serine protein kinase: protein MGYFRELIQQDRDERKKKSFEGTFLDYLEIIKQEPSIAMLAHERMYRTIIEEGEEVINTVEYPRLRRIYGNDVIKKYKFFKKDFFGIDKILMKIVSYFNTAAMKGEEARQVLYLVGPVGAGKSSIIETLKKGLETSDPIYALKGCPMREEPLHLVPNHLRNKFEEVLNIKIEGDLCPVCRYRLINEYDGEFERFPVETVDFSIRSRKGIGVVPPVDPNNQDTSVLIGSVDISKLDLYPEDDPRILSLNGAFNVGNRGIVEFIEVFKNEVEYLHTMITATQEKSIPSPGKSSMIYFDGIILAHSNEAEWNKFKSDHTNEAILDRIVKIEVPYCLELREEIKIYRKILNKSNFTVHIAPHTIEVASMFAILTRLAPSNKANPLTKLKLYNGEEIVEKGTTKKIDILELREEVQREGMTGISPRFIMKALDQAIAESEDNCINPISILEVLVKAVKELSISEDLKKQYLNFLQNIIKKEYNRILENEVTKAFIHGYKEQAEDLFNNYLDHAEAYINKTKLKDSSTGEELEPDEEFLRSIEEQINIISTAAKGFRQDVTSYMFYIIRNGGMIDYTCYQPLKEAIEKKLTTSVRSLSRVITQTKVRDKEQREKYDAMVEEMKRNGYCEHCCNVVLKYSANNLWKD from the coding sequence ATGGGTTACTTTCGAGAGTTAATACAACAAGATAGGGATGAAAGAAAGAAGAAGAGCTTTGAAGGAACCTTTTTAGATTATTTAGAAATTATTAAGCAGGAGCCATCCATTGCAATGTTAGCCCATGAAAGAATGTATAGAACAATCATTGAGGAGGGTGAGGAAGTAATCAATACTGTTGAATATCCTAGACTAAGAAGAATATATGGAAACGATGTAATTAAAAAATATAAATTTTTCAAGAAAGATTTTTTTGGCATAGATAAAATATTAATGAAAATTGTAAGTTACTTCAACACTGCAGCTATGAAGGGAGAAGAGGCAAGACAGGTATTATATCTTGTGGGACCTGTGGGAGCTGGCAAATCATCAATAATAGAGACATTAAAAAAGGGATTAGAAACAAGCGATCCTATATATGCCCTTAAAGGATGTCCCATGAGGGAAGAACCCCTCCATTTAGTTCCCAATCATTTGAGAAATAAATTTGAAGAAGTGTTGAATATAAAAATAGAAGGAGACTTATGTCCAGTATGCAGATATAGACTAATAAATGAATATGACGGTGAATTCGAAAGATTCCCTGTTGAAACCGTAGATTTTAGTATTAGATCCAGGAAAGGAATAGGGGTTGTACCACCGGTAGATCCAAATAATCAAGATACATCGGTATTAATAGGCTCTGTAGATATTTCGAAGCTAGATTTATATCCTGAGGATGATCCTAGGATATTATCACTAAATGGTGCTTTTAACGTTGGTAATCGAGGAATAGTAGAATTTATTGAAGTTTTTAAAAATGAAGTAGAATATCTCCATACTATGATTACAGCAACCCAAGAAAAAAGCATACCTTCTCCAGGTAAATCTTCAATGATTTATTTTGATGGAATTATTTTAGCCCATTCAAATGAGGCAGAATGGAATAAATTTAAATCCGACCATACAAATGAAGCTATTTTAGACAGAATTGTAAAAATAGAAGTACCCTACTGTCTTGAGTTAAGGGAAGAAATAAAAATATATAGAAAAATTTTAAACAAGAGTAATTTTACCGTGCATATAGCTCCCCATACAATAGAGGTAGCATCTATGTTTGCTATTCTAACAAGATTAGCTCCTTCAAATAAAGCAAATCCCCTTACAAAGCTTAAATTATACAATGGGGAAGAAATCGTGGAGAAGGGGACTACAAAAAAGATAGATATATTAGAATTAAGAGAAGAAGTACAAAGAGAAGGTATGACAGGCATTTCTCCAAGATTTATTATGAAGGCTTTAGACCAAGCAATAGCTGAATCTGAGGATAACTGTATAAATCCAATTTCTATTCTGGAAGTATTAGTAAAAGCAGTAAAGGAACTGTCAATAAGTGAGGATTTAAAAAAGCAATACCTTAATTTCTTGCAGAATATCATCAAGAAGGAATACAATAGAATTCTTGAGAATGAGGTTACAAAGGCTTTTATACATGGATATAAAGAACAAGCGGAAGACTTGTTTAATAATTATTTAGATCATGCAGAAGCATATATCAACAAAACTAAATTAAAAGATAGTAGTACGGGAGAAGAGTTGGAACCAGATGAAGAATTTCTAAGATCTATTGAAGAACAAATAAATATAATTAGTACCGCAGCAAAAGGCTTTAGACAAGATGTAACCTCCTATATGTTTTATATTATTAGAAATGGCGGCATGATAGATTACACTTGCTATCAACCCCTTAAAGAAGCAATAGAGAAAAAATTAACTACTTCAGTAAGATCCTTAAGTAGAGTGATAACCCAAACAAAAGTAAGAGATAAGGAACAAAGAGAAAAATATGATGCTATGGTGGAGGAAATGAAGAGAAATGGCTATTGTGAGCACTGTTGTAATGTAGTCCTTAAATACTCAGCTAATAATTTATGGAAGGATTAA
- the yhbH gene encoding sporulation protein YhbH: MTIFKEFDGRGRDRSAEDRLRHRKLVEDSIKKNIKDIIAEESIIGKSKDKVIKIPIKGIKEYRFIYGQNKPGVGSGKGEEKRGDRIGQDEISEGQGDEEAGNNKGEDIYETEITIEELINYLFDDLELPFMERKRFSQIESEKKFKRLGYQRKGIPPRLAKKKSMIEKIKRQKATKRAQNIDGDSLEYKQSEEKKRFPFKEEDLRYFHIRKDIKRESNAVVICIMDTSASMDITKKYLARSFYFLLYQFINLRYVNVEVVFIAHSTEAFEVNEDEFFHKGQSGGTYISSGYEKALEIIEKRYNPSIWNIYAFHCSDGDNWREDNTKAVKLAQELCETCNLFGYGEIRIGGYISSSTIRSEFKAKLNYPNFSLVTMWRKEDIIPALRNLLDKEKGLME; the protein is encoded by the coding sequence TTGACAATCTTTAAAGAATTTGATGGTAGAGGCAGGGATCGTTCAGCAGAAGATAGATTAAGACATAGAAAATTGGTTGAGGATTCCATCAAAAAGAACATAAAGGACATCATAGCAGAAGAAAGTATTATAGGTAAAAGTAAAGATAAAGTAATAAAAATCCCTATAAAAGGGATAAAGGAGTATAGATTTATATATGGACAAAATAAGCCTGGAGTAGGTTCTGGTAAGGGTGAAGAAAAGCGGGGAGATAGGATAGGTCAAGATGAAATATCAGAAGGTCAGGGGGATGAAGAGGCTGGAAACAATAAAGGTGAAGATATTTATGAAACAGAGATTACGATAGAAGAATTAATAAATTATTTATTTGATGATCTAGAATTACCCTTTATGGAAAGAAAAAGATTTAGTCAAATAGAATCCGAAAAAAAATTCAAAAGATTAGGTTATCAAAGAAAGGGAATTCCACCTAGGCTTGCAAAAAAGAAATCCATGATAGAGAAGATAAAGAGGCAAAAGGCTACTAAAAGAGCCCAAAATATTGATGGTGATAGTTTAGAATACAAACAGAGTGAAGAAAAGAAAAGATTTCCTTTCAAGGAGGAGGATTTAAGATATTTTCACATTAGAAAGGATATAAAAAGAGAAAGTAACGCTGTAGTCATATGTATCATGGATACTTCAGCCTCAATGGATATTACTAAAAAGTATTTAGCTAGAAGCTTTTATTTTTTATTATATCAATTTATTAATTTAAGGTATGTTAATGTTGAAGTCGTTTTTATAGCCCATTCCACAGAAGCCTTCGAAGTTAATGAGGATGAATTTTTCCATAAGGGACAATCGGGGGGTACCTATATCAGTAGTGGTTACGAAAAAGCCCTGGAAATTATTGAAAAAAGATATAATCCTTCTATATGGAACATCTATGCATTCCATTGTAGCGATGGAGATAATTGGAGGGAAGATAATACTAAGGCTGTGAAGTTAGCCCAAGAGTTATGTGAGACCTGTAATCTTTTTGGATACGGAGAAATAAGGATTGGCGGGTATATCAGTAGCAGTACAATTAGATCAGAGTTTAAAGCCAAGCTAAATTATCCAAATTTTTCACTTGTAACCATGTGGAGGAAGGAGGATATTATTCCAGCCCTTAGAAATTTATTAGATAAAGAAAAAGGGCTTATGGAATAA
- a CDS encoding SpoVR family protein: MMEYTIKELEKWDEKIRMIAKAENLDWYPQEYEICSYEDMLCFEAYVGMPSHYPHWSYGKNYERKKTLYKYNLEGLPYEMVINSNPCIAYLMRDNTLLLQILTMAHVYGHNDFFKNNRLFLEGTRAEYTVEMFKNHGDRIRRYIANPSIGYEGVERILDAAHAIRYHTSKVIGYKGLSRQEKKEKILQKYYKDSKIEGLLDEKKNIPFPDLNKIPLEATEDIIGFLAEYGKLQEWERDIVEIVIKETKYFMPQIETKIMNEGWASYWHYKILSKLELPQHLHMEFLNRHNLVIRPFTGNINPYYIGFKIFNDIEKKYGVDKIFEVRKLERDQSFIRKYLTKELCEEMNLFQYNKQNNFYVVEEISDEEGWKKIRDTLANIVGMGSFPHINVVEVDAKDNTLVLQHEYDGRELELSYAYETLKYISTLWNGKVVLRTTLNNIKKIIFCSEDKKVSIKDL, translated from the coding sequence ATGATGGAATATACAATTAAAGAATTGGAAAAGTGGGATGAAAAGATAAGGATGATTGCTAAGGCCGAGAATCTCGATTGGTATCCTCAAGAATATGAGATATGCAGCTATGAGGATATGCTATGCTTTGAAGCTTATGTAGGGATGCCTTCCCACTATCCCCATTGGAGCTATGGAAAAAACTATGAAAGAAAAAAAACCCTTTATAAGTATAATCTAGAGGGATTACCCTATGAGATGGTAATAAATTCTAATCCCTGCATTGCCTATCTTATGAGGGATAATACATTGCTTCTACAAATATTGACCATGGCCCATGTCTATGGGCATAATGATTTTTTCAAAAACAATAGGTTGTTTCTAGAGGGTACTAGAGCTGAATATACTGTGGAGATGTTTAAAAATCATGGAGATAGGATTAGAAGATATATAGCAAATCCTTCAATTGGTTATGAAGGGGTGGAAAGGATATTAGATGCTGCCCATGCCATAAGGTATCATACATCTAAAGTTATTGGATACAAGGGATTATCTAGGCAGGAGAAGAAAGAAAAAATCCTTCAAAAATATTATAAAGATAGTAAAATTGAGGGACTACTAGATGAGAAAAAAAACATTCCATTTCCTGATTTAAACAAGATACCCCTGGAAGCTACTGAAGATATAATAGGATTTTTGGCTGAATACGGGAAACTACAAGAGTGGGAAAGGGATATAGTAGAAATTGTAATAAAGGAGACAAAATATTTTATGCCTCAAATCGAAACTAAAATCATGAATGAAGGATGGGCTAGTTACTGGCATTACAAAATTTTATCTAAGCTAGAGCTTCCTCAACACCTCCATATGGAATTTTTAAATAGACATAATCTAGTTATTAGACCCTTTACTGGAAATATAAATCCATATTATATTGGGTTTAAAATATTTAATGATATTGAGAAAAAATATGGTGTGGACAAAATTTTTGAGGTAAGAAAGCTGGAGAGAGATCAATCCTTTATTAGAAAGTATCTAACAAAAGAACTATGCGAAGAAATGAACCTGTTTCAGTATAATAAACAAAATAATTTTTATGTAGTTGAGGAGATTTCCGATGAAGAAGGGTGGAAAAAAATTAGAGATACATTAGCAAATATTGTTGGCATGGGTAGTTTTCCCCATATCAATGTAGTAGAAGTAGATGCTAAGGATAACACATTAGTTTTACAGCATGAATATGATGGTAGAGAATTAGAATTATCCTATGCATATGAAACTTTAAAATATATTTCTACTTTATGGAATGGAAAAGTTGTTTTAAGGACCACCCTTAATAATATTAAAAAAATCATTTTTTGTAGTGAAGACAAGAAAGTTTCTATCAAAGATCTTTAA
- a CDS encoding anaerobic ribonucleoside-triphosphate reductase activating protein: MKIIAMEKSSFIDYPGKICTMYFVALCNFKCGYCHNASIVKGEGEVIPEEEVFSFLEKRKKFIDAVCISGGEPTLYKELYDFIKKVKDKGFFIKLDTNGTNPQILKKLIDEKLIDYVAMDIKAPFHKYESVTQTKVDIESIKSSIDIIRSAPIDYEFRTTICRELLTKEDVLEMATYLKGSKRFYLQNFQDGDTVLAGRNQFHPYDVEVLKEIQRNLEGYFELCEVRNK, translated from the coding sequence ATGAAAATTATAGCAATGGAAAAATCATCCTTTATTGATTATCCAGGGAAAATTTGCACAATGTATTTTGTAGCCCTTTGTAATTTTAAATGTGGATACTGTCATAATGCCTCCATCGTAAAGGGTGAAGGAGAGGTCATTCCTGAAGAGGAAGTATTTTCTTTTTTAGAGAAAAGAAAAAAATTTATCGATGCAGTATGTATTTCCGGGGGAGAACCCACTTTATATAAGGAGTTATATGATTTTATAAAGAAAGTAAAGGATAAGGGCTTTTTTATAAAGCTAGATACCAATGGGACTAACCCACAAATCCTTAAAAAACTAATTGATGAAAAGTTAATAGATTATGTTGCAATGGATATAAAAGCTCCCTTCCATAAATATGAATCTGTTACTCAAACAAAGGTTGATATAGAAAGTATAAAGTCCAGTATAGATATTATTCGAAGTGCTCCTATTGATTACGAGTTTAGAACAACCATCTGTAGGGAATTATTGACAAAAGAGGACGTTTTAGAGATGGCTACATATTTAAAAGGAAGCAAACGATTTTACCTACAAAACTTTCAAGATGGAGATACAGTTTTAGCAGGAAGAAATCAATTTCATCCATATGATGTTGAAGTCTTGAAAGAGATTCAAAGAAATCTAGAAGGTTATTTTGAACTGTGTGAAGTCAGAAATAAATAA
- a CDS encoding ion transporter yields the protein MNHLSLIDQKIKDKLYKIIFGTDTPAGKAFDVMLIITILSNSMIIIAESVEVIRNTYGMWLVVLGWFFVIIFTIEYILRLFVVKRKGAYLLSFFGIIDLLAILPAFLGFFMPQIRFLVIVRSLRLLRLFSILKMGRYMEESSHLLRALKASRPKITVFLFTILFIIVVVGSMMYVIEGPQNGFDSIPISMYWAIVTISTVGYGDISPQTPIGKLISSLLMIIGYGILAVPTGIISHELAHTSKNQGKKKNCPNCYSKFYTKEERFCSKCGTLLDS from the coding sequence GTGAATCATTTGTCACTTATAGACCAGAAGATAAAAGATAAGCTATATAAAATTATATTTGGAACAGATACCCCAGCAGGAAAAGCCTTTGATGTCATGCTTATTATTACAATTCTCAGTAATAGTATGATAATTATTGCTGAAAGTGTAGAAGTTATTAGAAATACTTATGGAATGTGGCTAGTAGTACTGGGGTGGTTCTTTGTTATTATCTTTACTATTGAGTACATATTAAGGCTTTTTGTTGTCAAAAGAAAAGGTGCTTATCTGTTGAGCTTCTTTGGTATTATTGACTTACTAGCTATTTTACCTGCGTTTTTAGGTTTTTTTATGCCACAAATACGATTTTTAGTCATTGTTAGGAGCCTTAGACTCCTTAGACTGTTTAGCATACTAAAAATGGGCCGTTATATGGAAGAGTCTAGTCATTTGTTACGGGCATTGAAGGCTAGTAGACCTAAAATTACCGTTTTTCTTTTTACAATACTATTCATTATCGTGGTAGTAGGATCAATGATGTATGTTATTGAAGGACCCCAAAACGGATTTGACAGTATTCCTATATCTATGTACTGGGCAATTGTTACGATTTCCACCGTGGGCTATGGGGACATCTCTCCCCAGACCCCTATAGGAAAGCTAATTTCCAGCTTGCTAATGATTATCGGATATGGAATTTTGGCTGTGCCTACTGGAATTATCTCCCATGAACTGGCCCATACTTCTAAAAACCAAGGAAAGAAAAAAAACTGTCCTAATTGTTATTCAAAATTCTATACTAAGGAGGAACGTTTTTGTTCTAAATGTGGCACTTTGCTTGATTCATAA
- a CDS encoding FMN-binding protein, with translation MIIGISILGCSIGSRDKVPLEVQAHIEETNEVRILNKHTTTNIQGVYYVGKIFGEKTILQWVEKEGFNGKIQLLVTVDVEEDRVLKVEVLDHQETDSYGGYITEDWFLDRFIGKDPQYQLVAAKVTAKNPEDISIVTGATITSEAVINAVNDAMENYLRIKKEEFKR, from the coding sequence ATGATCATTGGTATCTCTATATTAGGATGCTCTATCGGTAGTAGAGACAAAGTTCCTTTAGAAGTCCAAGCACATATAGAGGAAACCAACGAAGTACGGATTTTGAATAAACATACAACAACCAATATTCAAGGGGTATATTATGTTGGTAAAATCTTTGGTGAAAAAACAATTCTTCAGTGGGTAGAAAAGGAGGGATTTAACGGGAAGATTCAACTTCTTGTAACAGTTGACGTAGAGGAGGATAGGGTGTTGAAGGTTGAAGTTTTAGACCATCAGGAGACAGATAGTTATGGAGGATACATAACAGAAGATTGGTTTTTAGATAGGTTTATTGGAAAAGACCCTCAGTACCAATTGGTTGCAGCAAAGGTTACTGCTAAAAATCCTGAGGATATTTCTATTGTTACAGGAGCCACCATCACAAGTGAAGCCGTTATCAATGCTGTAAATGATGCTATGGAAAATTACTTAAGAATAAAAAAGGAGGAATTTAAAAGATGA
- a CDS encoding molybdopterin-dependent oxidoreductase — MKIHRIAILLILIIGLTLSGCSTTSQEEAVISTGGETIDEKIVLAGLEEKEIEITVESLKNYETITREVVSVNSSGTENRFAVTGSLLEDVLQDLGHSQKDLKGLRLIAGDGYSMEVPKEVVGHREIVLAYEVDGEPLDQKSRPIRVIVPQERAMYWVRNLTRIEVLEETEDATVNTVIFLEAAISTLPQEDYTYYDSVDQAIRPTDLIREFGDEKEEKTVYIKAVDGLEKNETNEIFQSGYIKVTGTDAPMFLSPDIPKGMYVKDILWFSQGNSVFFTYSKGQELFQVKKLEDKEGIMLKDIIDEVGLREGQTYKLTAVDGYSVEVGIEELEKGIVYLGKEGELRTSFEDLPKNLNIKGLLAIEVMD, encoded by the coding sequence ATGAAAATACATCGTATAGCAATACTTCTTATTCTAATAATTGGGTTAACACTGTCAGGATGTTCAACTACTTCACAAGAAGAGGCGGTAATATCTACGGGTGGAGAGACAATCGATGAGAAAATTGTGCTTGCAGGTCTAGAAGAGAAGGAAATAGAGATCACAGTTGAAAGCCTAAAGAACTACGAAACGATAACAAGAGAAGTAGTTTCAGTGAATTCCAGCGGTACTGAAAACAGGTTTGCTGTAACAGGAAGCTTACTGGAGGATGTGTTACAGGATTTAGGACACTCTCAAAAAGATCTAAAAGGTCTTCGGTTGATTGCTGGTGATGGATATTCTATGGAGGTTCCTAAGGAGGTTGTAGGTCATCGGGAAATAGTCCTGGCTTATGAGGTAGATGGAGAGCCATTAGATCAGAAAAGTAGACCTATTAGAGTAATTGTTCCACAGGAAAGGGCTATGTATTGGGTTCGCAACCTAACAAGAATCGAAGTATTAGAGGAAACAGAAGACGCAACTGTAAACACTGTTATTTTTTTAGAAGCTGCCATAAGTACCCTACCTCAAGAGGATTACACCTATTATGATAGTGTAGATCAAGCCATTAGACCTACAGACCTTATTAGAGAATTTGGTGATGAAAAGGAAGAGAAAACTGTATACATAAAAGCTGTTGATGGATTGGAAAAAAATGAAACAAATGAGATTTTCCAAAGTGGTTACATAAAAGTAACTGGTACGGATGCACCTATGTTTTTATCACCAGATATCCCTAAGGGAATGTACGTGAAGGACATTTTATGGTTTTCTCAAGGCAACAGCGTTTTTTTTACCTATAGCAAAGGCCAAGAGTTGTTTCAAGTTAAAAAGTTAGAAGATAAAGAGGGGATTATGCTAAAGGACATTATTGATGAAGTTGGTTTAAGAGAAGGACAGACTTATAAGCTGACAGCTGTTGATGGATACAGTGTGGAAGTAGGGATAGAGGAACTGGAGAAGGGGATTGTCTATTTAGGAAAAGAGGGAGAGCTAAGGACTTCCTTTGAAGACCTACCTAAAAATCTCAACATAAAAGGGTTATTAGCTATAGAGGTAATGGATTAA
- a CDS encoding ECF transporter S component: MAKQRFLKRFSVFDLVVIAMMASLGIAIKPVVVPLAHIITGPLYIPGGVIAGGFYMLWIVLGVGLVGKRGTATLIALVQAIMVISIGVFGTHGILSLITYLLPGIAVDMALLLTRHRGCCIGCCFLAGIAANMSGTFLVNVVFFQLPLIPLILSLSSAALSGGLGGLIAYSIIKQFRNLHIINHGT, from the coding sequence ATGGCTAAACAAAGATTTCTAAAGAGATTTTCTGTATTTGATTTGGTGGTAATAGCCATGATGGCTTCTCTGGGAATTGCTATTAAACCAGTGGTAGTTCCCTTAGCCCATATTATCACAGGGCCCCTATATATTCCTGGGGGTGTGATTGCTGGTGGGTTTTATATGCTATGGATTGTTCTAGGGGTAGGTCTTGTGGGAAAAAGGGGTACTGCTACCCTGATAGCCTTAGTTCAAGCAATCATGGTAATTTCTATAGGGGTTTTTGGTACCCACGGAATTTTAAGCTTGATCACTTATTTATTACCAGGAATTGCTGTTGATATGGCTCTTCTATTAACAAGGCATAGGGGTTGTTGTATAGGCTGTTGCTTTTTGGCTGGCATTGCAGCCAATATGAGTGGAACTTTTCTCGTCAATGTTGTTTTTTTTCAATTACCCTTGATACCTCTAATATTAAGCTTAAGTAGTGCTGCTTTGTCAGGAGGCCTGGGAGGATTGATAGCTTATAGTATTATTAAACAATTTAGAAATCTACATATCATCAATCATGGAACATAA